The following proteins come from a genomic window of Pseudomonas syringae:
- the aguB gene encoding N-carbamoylputrescine amidase, with translation MSRIVSVAATQMACSWDLEANIETAEKLVREAAAKGAQIILIQELFETPYFCQKPNADYLQLATTLESNVAIKHFQKIAKELQVVLPISFFELAGRARFNTIAIIDADGTNLGIYRKSHIPDGPGYHEKYYFNPGDTGFKVWQTRYAKIGVGICWDQWFPECARSMALQGAEILFYPTAIGSEPHDKTISSRDHWQRVQQGHAGANLMPLIASNRIGNEEQDGYDITFYGSSFIANQFGEKVAELNETEEGVLVHSFDLDELEHIRSAWGTFRDRRPNLYGAVKTLDGSLES, from the coding sequence ATGAGCCGTATCGTTTCTGTCGCTGCTACCCAGATGGCCTGTTCCTGGGATCTGGAAGCCAACATCGAGACCGCTGAAAAGCTGGTTCGTGAAGCTGCCGCCAAGGGCGCCCAGATCATCCTGATTCAGGAGCTGTTCGAAACCCCGTACTTCTGCCAGAAGCCGAACGCGGACTATCTGCAGTTGGCGACGACGCTTGAATCCAACGTCGCGATCAAGCATTTCCAGAAGATCGCCAAAGAACTGCAAGTCGTACTGCCCATCAGCTTCTTCGAGCTGGCAGGCCGTGCGCGTTTCAACACCATTGCGATCATCGACGCCGACGGCACCAACCTGGGCATCTACCGCAAGAGCCATATTCCGGACGGCCCTGGCTACCACGAAAAGTACTACTTCAACCCGGGCGATACCGGTTTCAAGGTCTGGCAGACCCGTTACGCGAAAATCGGCGTCGGCATCTGCTGGGACCAGTGGTTCCCGGAGTGCGCGCGCAGCATGGCGTTGCAGGGCGCAGAAATCCTCTTCTACCCGACCGCCATCGGCAGCGAGCCGCATGACAAGACCATCAGCTCCCGCGACCACTGGCAGCGCGTGCAACAAGGCCATGCCGGCGCAAACCTGATGCCGCTGATCGCCAGCAATCGCATCGGCAACGAAGAACAGGATGGCTACGACATCACCTTCTACGGCTCGTCATTCATTGCCAACCAGTTTGGTGAAAAAGTCGCTGAACTCAACGAAACCGAAGAAGGCGTGCTGGTTCACAGCTTCGACCTCGACGAACTGGAACACATCCGCAGCGCCTGGGGCACGTTCCGTGATCGCCGTCCGAACCTGTACGGTGCAGTCAAGACCCTCGACGGTTCGCTGGAGTCCTGA
- a CDS encoding aminotransferase, giving the protein MPLATLIRRSSLPCPAVSVDQAQQLLMQHYGLSGTLSTLGSQQDRNFLLQTDTRRYVLKICHGAYSTAELNAQHAALQHLTRHGAVSVPGVIRANDTEQLLSIDVDGQAVHMRLLEFIDGQSLGHVGHLSHEVVVGLGELCARVDLALADFEHPGLERTLQWDPRHAHALIRHLLPVLKDADARACVIEAAEQAHRCLLPLIPALPMQAVHLDITEHNVVWLRDSRRQWQMQGLIDFGDLVRTWRVADLSVTCAALLHHAEGDPLYILPAIRAYQALNPLKTEELQALWPLIVARSAVLVLSSEQQARVEPDNTYIQANLAGEWNIFDVATSVPMALMEAAILQAVGADLPSVAQPVYQPLLPGLQGLKPTLVDLGVLSEHFVAGNWEQSGIDEYLLSQAAGDDGLAVSRFGEYRLSRTLPGCANEPETYALHVELHVPAETALHAPFNGTIRLTADAALSLVGDGIILKLWGVLPDAALSAQVQAGALIGQGGGSLLLQLCTAPDLSPPLFTTPSWAAAWRRFCPSPSALLGFDCDAPALEDAGVLLARRDASFARSQKHYYHAPPQIERGWRNHLIDMHGRSYLDMLNNVAVLGHGHPRMAHEAARQWSLLNTNSRFHYASIAEFSERLLQVAPDGMDRVFLVNSGTEANDLAIRLAWAYSGGRDMLSVLEAYHGWSVATDAISTSIADNPQALSTRPDWVHPVTAPNTYRGPFRGADSAPEYVRSVDQVLATLAGQQRQVAGFICEPVYGNAGGICLPPGYLQQVYQKVRAAGGVCIADEVQVGYGRLGHYFWGFEEQGVVPDIISMAKGMGNGHPLGAVITRREVAEALEAEGYFFSSSGGSPVSCRIGMAVLDVMEEEKLWDNARVVGDHFKARLQALADKHPLVGAVHGMGFYLGVELVRDRETLEPASEETAQLCERLRELGIFMQPTGDHLNILKIKPPMCTTRQSVDFFVDNVSKVLGELE; this is encoded by the coding sequence ATGCCACTCGCCACGCTCATCCGCCGCTCCAGCCTGCCTTGCCCCGCCGTCAGTGTTGATCAGGCGCAGCAATTGCTCATGCAACATTACGGGTTGAGCGGCACGTTAAGCACGTTGGGCAGCCAGCAGGATCGAAATTTTCTGCTGCAAACCGACACGCGGCGTTATGTCCTTAAAATCTGCCACGGGGCTTATTCGACGGCCGAACTGAATGCCCAGCACGCGGCGTTGCAACACCTGACCCGCCACGGTGCGGTCAGCGTGCCAGGCGTGATCCGTGCCAATGACACCGAGCAGCTATTGTCCATCGACGTCGATGGGCAGGCGGTGCATATGCGCTTGCTGGAGTTTATCGACGGGCAATCGCTGGGGCATGTCGGGCATCTGAGCCATGAAGTCGTGGTCGGGCTGGGCGAGCTGTGTGCCCGGGTCGATCTGGCGCTGGCCGATTTCGAGCACCCCGGCTTGGAGCGCACTCTGCAATGGGACCCGCGTCATGCCCATGCGTTGATCAGGCATTTATTGCCGGTGCTCAAGGATGCCGACGCCCGTGCCTGCGTGATCGAAGCGGCCGAGCAGGCTCATCGCTGTCTGCTGCCATTGATTCCGGCGCTGCCGATGCAGGCGGTGCATCTGGATATCACCGAGCACAACGTGGTCTGGCTGCGTGACAGTCGTCGCCAGTGGCAAATGCAAGGGTTGATCGATTTCGGCGATCTGGTCCGCACCTGGCGAGTCGCCGACCTGTCGGTCACCTGCGCCGCACTGTTGCATCATGCCGAAGGCGACCCGCTCTACATCCTGCCGGCGATTCGTGCCTATCAGGCGCTCAACCCGCTAAAGACTGAAGAACTGCAGGCACTCTGGCCACTGATCGTCGCGCGTTCCGCCGTGCTGGTGCTCAGCAGCGAACAACAGGCACGTGTCGAGCCTGACAACACTTACATCCAGGCTAACCTGGCGGGCGAATGGAACATCTTCGACGTCGCTACGTCGGTGCCGATGGCGTTGATGGAGGCGGCGATCCTGCAGGCCGTGGGGGCGGATTTGCCGTCTGTCGCTCAGCCCGTTTATCAGCCTTTGCTGCCCGGTCTGCAAGGGCTCAAGCCGACGCTGGTCGATCTGGGCGTGCTCAGTGAGCATTTCGTCGCGGGCAACTGGGAGCAGAGCGGTATCGATGAATACCTGCTTTCGCAAGCGGCCGGGGACGATGGGCTGGCGGTCAGCCGTTTCGGTGAATACCGCCTGTCACGCACCTTGCCTGGCTGCGCGAATGAGCCCGAAACATATGCCTTGCATGTCGAACTGCACGTGCCTGCCGAGACAGCGCTGCATGCGCCGTTCAACGGCACGATACGCCTGACGGCCGACGCCGCCTTGTCGCTGGTGGGCGACGGAATCATTTTGAAACTGTGGGGTGTGCTGCCGGATGCTGCGCTGTCCGCCCAGGTTCAGGCAGGCGCGCTGATCGGGCAGGGTGGTGGTTCGCTGTTGTTGCAATTGTGTACGGCGCCAGACCTTAGCCCGCCGTTGTTCACCACGCCATCCTGGGCCGCAGCCTGGCGCAGGTTCTGCCCATCGCCTTCTGCCTTGCTCGGCTTTGACTGCGACGCGCCAGCGCTTGAAGACGCCGGCGTGTTGCTGGCTCGCCGTGATGCCAGTTTCGCTCGCTCACAGAAGCACTATTATCACGCGCCGCCGCAGATCGAGCGTGGCTGGCGCAATCACCTGATCGACATGCACGGCCGCTCGTATCTGGACATGCTCAACAACGTCGCCGTTCTCGGCCACGGTCATCCGCGCATGGCCCACGAAGCGGCTCGGCAGTGGTCGTTGCTCAACACCAACTCGCGCTTCCATTACGCGTCGATTGCCGAGTTTTCCGAGCGTCTGCTCCAAGTGGCACCTGACGGCATGGACCGGGTGTTTCTGGTCAACAGCGGCACCGAGGCCAATGATCTGGCCATCCGGCTGGCGTGGGCCTACAGCGGCGGGCGCGACATGCTCAGCGTGCTGGAGGCTTATCACGGCTGGTCGGTGGCGACCGATGCGATCTCCACCTCGATTGCCGACAACCCGCAGGCGCTCAGTACCCGCCCGGACTGGGTGCATCCGGTCACAGCACCTAACACTTATCGCGGGCCGTTTCGTGGTGCGGACAGTGCCCCGGAGTACGTGCGCAGTGTCGATCAAGTGCTGGCAACGCTGGCCGGGCAACAGCGGCAAGTGGCGGGCTTCATCTGCGAGCCGGTGTATGGCAACGCGGGCGGGATTTGCTTGCCGCCGGGCTATCTGCAACAGGTTTATCAAAAAGTCCGCGCTGCGGGTGGCGTGTGCATTGCGGATGAAGTACAGGTGGGTTATGGCCGTCTCGGTCATTACTTCTGGGGCTTCGAGGAGCAGGGCGTGGTGCCGGACATCATCAGCATGGCCAAAGGCATGGGTAACGGCCATCCGCTGGGCGCGGTCATCACCCGTCGTGAGGTTGCCGAGGCGCTGGAGGCCGAGGGCTATTTCTTCTCTTCCTCTGGCGGCAGCCCGGTCAGTTGCCGGATCGGCATGGCGGTTCTGGATGTCATGGAAGAAGAAAAGCTCTGGGATAACGCCCGGGTTGTGGGCGACCACTTCAAGGCGCGTTTGCAGGCGCTTGCCGATAAACATCCGCTGGTGGGCGCGGTGCATGGCATGGGCTTCTACCTGGGTGTGGAACTGGTGCGCGACCGCGAGACCCTCGAACCGGCCAGCGAAGAAACCGCCCAGCTGTGCGAGCGCCTGCGCGAACTGGGCATCTTCATGCAGCCGACCGGCGACCACCTGAACATCCTCAAAATCAAACCCCCGATGTGCACCACCCGCCAGAGCGTGGATTTCTTTGTCGATAACGTGTCGAAGGTGCTGGGTGAGCTTGAATAG